CAAGATGTTGACATTAGTTACAAGCTTTACAGATCATTATTTGTCCTTATAGTAACTATTATTTGTTTTGGTCATATAGACTAATCTTTTGTTGATTTTCAGCTTCCATATGATGTATATGGCTATATTTTGATTTCTTAATATTCTTATCTTTTTCTGCAGGGATAGATGCTGTAATTTATGTGAAACTGAACAGCCGAATTTGTTCCCTAGTTTTGATGCATAATCAGGTGATTATTTTCCAAAATTATAAGATCAAAGGAAAGACATCATGAATTTAAAAAATCACATGTAATTGctggaattgggttttaaattttaaagatCTTTTTCAATTTCAGGAGCTAGGCCTATTAGCTGGAACATTGTTTGGAACTAGACCTATTAGTTGGGTCATCGAGCAGTGTTCGTCAGCTATCTATCTTcatctttgtttagtttattatACCTTTTTTATAGGCAAGAGCCAATCCTGTTAACATCAATGGCTGTTTAGAGATGCTTAGTGTGAGCTGATTTCAATGGCAGACCTGTTAACTCTCGTGCCATGGAATGAACAGTGCAGCTTTGTTCCTATAACATGGCTGTGATCCTATAACATGGCAATTCAGGTTGGTGAATATGCCATTGTATTTGTTCCTATAACATGCCATTGTATACTTTTTTCTTCACAAGCAAATTCAGCAAATTCTTAGTTGTTTGAAAATAGTCAAACAAATtagttccctttcttttttgaaaaaaacccTGCAAATTATTTCTTACATTTGCTTTTATAATCTTGTTTTGTTTAGTAGCCACTGCACCTAATTGCTTGTTTGCCATGATACAGTTTGACTTGCGTCCAAGGTGGCCGTTGGGTGAGGAATACTCCCAAGGGAAATGCGAAGCTCATTCCTTGAAAAGAGCCAGGATACACCCATAGTTAACATCGCCATAGTTGCTGTCGTGCATCATAGGCTGAACTGATGCGTCAAATAGTCAATTTTCTCCTTCCAGGCCACAGGATGTTACTGAAATGGAGCCATGGAGGTTATCAGCTCAAACAACATCCAGAACACCTGGCGGTCACCATAGCTTGCTCATGCAGCGGTCTCTTTGTAAATTAAACAGCAGAGGATAGTGATGAATGtctaattcaaaattttcttgTCCTTTTTATTGGCAGCCAATCTGATGAATACCATTTAAGATGTCTTCGTTCAAGATGATGTATCTTTTTAACAACTTGTGTTCATACTTTCCCTTAATTTGTTGTGACACTTGTATCTGTGGTCTTATGGTACTGCAAGGCGCTGAGCCAAAAAGAATTTATGCTGgcataattaaatctgaaacttATGTAGTCCAATCTTGCTTGTCTATTTCTTACTTGTTTATTGTTCTACCACTTTATGATTTCTTTTATATACATTCAAATTATTTCTGTGCTGTTTCAAGGAAACAAAAAACAGACCAACGGGCTCGTATCGAGCCTGAGCTCatatcgagcccgagcccgagctgctcgggctcgggcttgtaattgaaacgagctttacgatCTCAAGCCCGAGTCTTTATTTTGCcaagcgagcccgagctcgagcccaatacagagctcggtaccgagcccgacccgagttctgtgaaacgagccgagcccgagcctccccaagctcgggctcggctcggctcgttaacaggcctaAACTGGGTTATAATCTTTAGTGAGGTGGATCATAGCTTAGTAGTTGTATCCTTTGTCCATTTGGAAAAAGATTCCAAGTTCAAAAAGATTGGTCATACTTGTACATCCTTCTTCAGTGTAAAAAATTTCCATGGTAGCCTTGGCTGCAATTGCTACAATACCCAAATCTACTGGTTGAATTGTAACAGTAACTGTTTTTTTTGCAAGCATAGGTTTTTatattcctttttgcttcttcaCGTCTCCTTCCTAATTGCCCAATGCAATGCCATCAGGTAACGTTCTTAAAATACTAGCTTGTTATAAATACTCGGCAGAATATCACTTGAAAATTTAAAGCGGTTTTGCTTAATAAAGAAAACCCGGCTGCACACTATGCCTTCATTCTTAACAAGGATTACGTGGCCTTTTCCTATGCCACGATCAATTACGCTTCCAAATATCATGTTGAAGCATTTGAGATCTTTAACGATAGAGGCCTGACAACAGCCAAAACCGCAAAATCCACAGTCGACAGTGTTAACAACGTTAAGGATGGAGTTACAGAAGTTACTACAAGCGCTTGACGAGGTGCCAGGATGTCATGAGATTAAAGACATCTCGCTGCTGCGAGGCAATCTGAGCATCTATGTTGGTGCTATTGCTCAGGGCTGCGACGGAAAGTTCACTCAAGGATCCAGCTGGATGGACCTGGAGGGAACCCCCCACACG
Above is a genomic segment from Phoenix dactylifera cultivar Barhee BC4 chromosome 2, palm_55x_up_171113_PBpolish2nd_filt_p, whole genome shotgun sequence containing:
- the LOC103708673 gene encoding uncharacterized protein LOC103708673 isoform X1, whose translation is MLRSGIIKIISRFLVRISAVGLGSFLFMTSSQRNFGPSSSTQGIDAVIYVKLNSRICSLVLMHNQELGLLAGTLFGTRPISWVIEQCSSAIYLHLCLVYYTFFIGKSQSC
- the LOC103708673 gene encoding uncharacterized protein LOC103708673 isoform X2, producing the protein MLRSGIIKIISRFLVRISAVGLGSFLFMTSSQRNFGPSSSTQGIDAVIYVKLNSRICSLVLMHNQELGLLAGTLFGTRPISWVIEQYLLTLVPWNEQCSFVPITWL
- the LOC103708673 gene encoding uncharacterized protein LOC103708673 isoform X3, coding for MFPKRISAVGLGSFLFMTSSQRNFGPSSSTQGIDAVIYVKLNSRICSLVLMHNQFDLRPRWPLGEEYSQGKCEAHSLKRARIHP